The DNA segment CAATACGCTTTCGTTTGACAAATGAATGTCCCTTGGGGACATTCGTCCAACTTTTAGCATGAACATGAATGTATCAGTTCTCGGAATGAGCGGAAAAACTTCCGCCACCTGGGCGGCATTGCTGTTGGCCGCGGGTGTTCTGTCCGCCGCCACCGCCCCGGTATGGGTGTATGAGAATAAATATGAGCTGGTGGTGAACGGGGATTTCGACGGGGACGGGCGCCAGGACGTGGCCCTGGTGGACCGGCCCACCGGCAACTATCGCATCGGCTACCAATTGCAGGAAGGCCAGATGACCTGGGCCATGGCCCGCCCCAGCCGCATCTTGTACGTCACCGGCCTGAGCGCCGGCCGGCTGCTGGACGCCAACAAGGATGCGCTGGTCTTTTCCAGCGCTGATGGGGCCACCGTGCACATCGTGGAGGCATCCGATGTGAAAGTGGCCGGGCGCATGACCGTGTTGAAACCCGACTGCCTGGGGCCGGCGGCGGTGGTGGCCATTGACATTGGCGGAGCGGGCAACACCCCGGAAGCCGACATCTACCTCAACAGCATCTACAACGTGGACCCGGTTAATCTTTCCACGCTCTTCCGCAACACCGGGGGCAAGTTCAAACAGATCGAGGAGGTGGAAGCCCCCGGCGCCTTGAGCGGCGCCCAGCGCGTCGCCCTGCAGGAAGGCGGGCCGGAGCTGATTGCGGCGGTGGTGGCGGGCAAGGACAAGTCCGCCTTGCTGTTTCTCTCCCTGGCCTCCGGCAAGCCCGAGGTGGTCGCCAAATCGGACGACCTCCCGGGGGGCGCAGCCTTTGCTCTGGGCCGCCATGGCAACACCCTTGGCGCGTTGATTTACAAGCCGGGCGACACCGCCTTGCACTACCGTCCCATTGAAACCACCGGCGGCAAGCCGGCCCTGGGCAAGGCGGCCACCTTCAACCTGTCGCGGGCCATTCACCAGGTCTTTGTGGCCGGCCAGCACCTGATGGTGGTGCATGGCACCAATGACCCGGCGGTCATTTACTCCTTCGACGGGGCCAAGGCGCCTGTCGAAGTCCTCAGCATTAATCCCAAGCCGGGCGAAATGGTGACGGGCGGTTTTGTGGCCGGGCCAACGCTGGGGGTGTTGTTCCGCGTGGAAAAAAGCCGCTTCAAATATTCCACCCGCTATGAGCTCTACCGCCAGACGGCCGGTAAATTTGCGCCCGCCGGCGGCGGGGATTTGCCTCCCTGCGAAGTCACCGATGCCTTCCTGGTGCCGGAATTGCACCGGATGATTTCCGCCAGCCTGGAGGTGAAGGACGAAGCCGCCATGGCCCCCTACACCAACACCATCCCCGGCAGCCCCGTCAAATATGTCATGCTCCCCAT comes from the Verrucomicrobiia bacterium genome and includes:
- a CDS encoding formylglycine-generating enzyme family protein — its product is MSGKTSATWAALLLAAGVLSAATAPVWVYENKYELVVNGDFDGDGRQDVALVDRPTGNYRIGYQLQEGQMTWAMARPSRILYVTGLSAGRLLDANKDALVFSSADGATVHIVEASDVKVAGRMTVLKPDCLGPAAVVAIDIGGAGNTPEADIYLNSIYNVDPVNLSTLFRNTGGKFKQIEEVEAPGALSGAQRVALQEGGPELIAAVVAGKDKSALLFLSLASGKPEVVAKSDDLPGGAAFALGRHGNTLGALIYKPGDTALHYRPIETTGGKPALGKAATFNLSRAIHQVFVAGQHLMVVHGTNDPAVIYSFDGAKAPVEVLSINPKPGEMVTGGFVAGPTLGVLFRVEKSRFKYSTRYELYRQTAGKFAPAGGGDLPPCEVTDAFLVPELHRMISASLEVKDEAAMAPYTNTIPGSPVKYVMLPIKSGEFIMGSPANEKGRKPDESPQHKVKVDAFWMGKFEVTWNEYELFMYPDDEKKLRSDYPTNPERDRLSDQITRPSKPYVEMSFGMGKDGFPAIAMTQHGANKYCMWLSSKTGHYYRLPTEAEWEYACRAGTTTAYSFGDDESKLEEYAWFEKNSEEGGDWKYHKVGLKKPNPWGLHDMHGNVAEWCLDQYLPDYSARANGAVNPWVVATKPYPHVARGGSYDFEAAACRSAARIASTPDWKAQDPQLPKSVWYLTDAKFIGFRLVRPLKVPPPEVMEKTWISGVEKD